The Melanotaenia boesemani isolate fMelBoe1 chromosome 11, fMelBoe1.pri, whole genome shotgun sequence genome includes the window TGTGTACTGTACTGTTTgccatggtttaaaaaaaaaaacttgattttagataaaggtgaaaaaaatagaatattatgaaaaatgtaatttcagtAATTAAGCTTAAATATATACTCACaagcaaagtgagatatttgaagcatttataattttgatgattatggcttacagcttctGAAAATCCAAAAGCCTAAATCTCCAaaaattagaatagtgtgaaaaggttccGTGTTGTAGCCTCCAAGTGCCACATTCTAACCAACTAAATGATCCTAAACACCAGCAAAGGACTCctaaacatttaaatggtctctcagtctatttcagtagaattcacaaccatggggaaggttgctggtCATCATTGACACCCTTCACAAGGAGGGAAAGTCTCAAAAAGTAATTGCAAAATAAGTTGGATGCTCTTAAAGTGCTGCATCAaggcacatcaataaaaagttgagtaGAAGggaaaagtggaagaaaaaggtaaaacaaccagcagggatgactgcagcctggagaggatcgtCAGGAAAAGGCCTTTCAAAAATAtgggggagcttcacaaggagtgggCTGAGGCTGGAGTTGGAGCTTCgagagccaccacacagacggatcctggacaTGGGCTTCAAATGTTGTATTACTCTTGTCAAGCTGCCCCTGAACAAAACACGTCAGAAGCAACTTACCtggctaaagaaaaaacaaactggtCTGTTGAGCAGTGTTCTGAAGTGCTATTCTCTGATGAGGCAAACTTTGCATcagatttggaaatcaaggtccagAGTCTGGAGAAAGAATGGAGAAGCAACAGACCAAGACACTTAAGgtgcagcgtgaagtttccaGTTTGTGTTAATTtgggagccatgtcatctgtCCGGGTTGGTCCACTGTTCTTAAGTCTAGAGTCAATGCAGCcgtctaccaggagattttagagcacttcatgcttccttcagcagaaaagctgtTTGATGAAGCTGAcgttattttccagcaggacttggcacctgacCACACTGTCAAAAGAACCAAAgcctggttcaatgaccaagggATTACTGTGCTTGACTGTCCAGCAAACTCTCCCGACCTGAACCTCGTAGAAAATCTATAAGGCCATTgccaagaggaagaggagacacATGAGAAGGAGCAATGCATAAGAGTTGAAAGCCtctattgaagcatcctggtcttctaTTACACCCCAGCATTGCCACagactgataacatccatgccagGCTGCACTGAGGCAGGAATTCATGCAGAAGGGGCtcaaaccaagtactgagttcTTATGCATGATTatactcttcagatggtcaaTATTTCTATATTCAAAATCCATTTTATTGATTACATGTTATCTAATTTTAAGATTTAGCTTTTTGGGTTTTTATAAGCTGTAAGCcttaatcatcaaaattataatgaataaatcctttaaatgtctcactttgcatgtaatgagttTATATATTAGTCTACCTTTTAAAGTTGAATTACTAAAATTCTGtgcaatattttaattttttgagTTCCACCTGtatacttttaaaagaaaaccaatgCTCATTTTCACATGGGTGGGGCAGGTTTACTTTCCCTTTCAAATGGCCCATTTCTTCCACAGAACCACAAATCTGCTGTACAGTACTCATCTTGGAGGGAATCTCTTGGATTTACACATTCATGCCAGTCTGGTTGTAGgtaaaaatgatattttctaCTGCATGCTTCATTAAGTATGAAAAAATAGGTAAtgtttaaaacagttaaaaaaaaacaccaaagtgCCTATCAGTAAAATATGCCTCATGATTAAGATTGGCTTCAACCtttctacaaaacaaaaaaaagttggataTCTTCACAATTTCCAGATCCACAGGCTCATCGAAGTAGAGGGGCTCTAGCTTTGGGTATGGAGTgactacaaaagaaaacaatgaagatCAGAAATTAGAGACATTAAATTTGCAGCACATTTGATTGCTAGGTAAATTCCCCTCTCCACTCCCCATATTTATGCCACAATTGTATATTAATGTTACACATTAAGAATCTCATTACAGATAAAATACCAATTTAAATATGATGCAAGAAAAGTAAGAGGATAGATACCATAGCCTGGAAAATCTAATGGATTGCAAAGCGCTGTGAGCTTTTCGTCCTCTGGAGACAATGCGTCTGTTGCATGTaagaaagatggaagaagatATGAGCATTGAAGGGAAGCCGAAGTAAAGGATGGCAACAAGGCCAAAGGCAGTGATGACAAGCCACAGGCAGATCACACAGTGAGCAGCAGAATCAAGAAAAGCTATAGCCAGTCATACTCCAAAAGGCTGTCCTtgtagagggaaaaaaaggtaaCGAAAGAAGTCGAACAGAGACCAAGGTGGATGGAATTAAATTTAATGCCCAGGTAAGTGTTAGTTTGTACATTTCAGGCCTTATGCAGTATATTAGTAAGACATTAGTAAAAGACCTTGGCTGGGCTGCACCATTATCACCATGTTTAACATGAAATATgctcaacaaaaataaaacattggtGTAGTTTAAAACCTAAAGTGTTGAGCAGGATCAGTATTTCTTGTATATTTAATAATTCATAGTACACAAATATTAATACtttacaagttaaaaaaaagtaatttcgTTAGGACAGTTATTTGTCTAACCTCTTAAAGAAGGAATTTAGTTTATTCTGGGTAAGCAGAATAACACTCTTTATGTAAACATTTATgtgaaatgtctggaaaaaataaacatttttcattgtggATGAAGCCCAGTCTAAGGAAATTCTGTGCTGATAAATTTATAGATGAGAAAGAGTGAGTGCACTGAGCCTCTGGACTTCTGACTGGATTTGAACAGGCACCAAAAATCAGATGTTtagctttaatttaaaaaccttATCATACCATGATTAccaaaaatttttttaaaagaaatcatttaGAAGTTTGGCTCCCCTACTCAAAATTTACAGTGATAAAACAGGCAAATCAGAAAGATACTATTTATTTGATGTAAggttacattttattaaaatccaaGTTTCTGCTTCTTCAATGGCTTCTGTCTACTAAATCCTCCTGAAGGGCTTTTGATAAAACCTTGGTAGCAGTTCTATAGTTAACTTGGGAAGTTTTCCAGTGTAATTGCTATGCGTTAATGTATGTTAATGGCATCCGCACAGTCACTTGTTACCTTCTAACAGCTTTCCCATGCTTTATGGGCATCAATTAGACCACTTTAAACTAAAAGGTTGCACATAGATGCTGGAAAAACTGAACCGTTCTCCTTTGCCAGAAGCAGTGAGTTTCCTCTCCGTTCTCTGGTTCATCCATTCTAATTATTGCTCCCTGAGACAACCCTGTAATCAACTACAAGACAATGAGTGGAATTTAATGTTCTACAGGCTGTGGTGAACCATAATTTCTGATAAGCAGTGAGCTGAGAAAATATTTGGACTGGGCCACACACATCAGGCCTACACAGTGGGATTGGGAGTGCTCTCTCCATTGCTGTGCATACTGGTAACAAAACAGAACATCTAcatattttcttccacaagctgcTCATGTCAGTTTCAGAGCTTTTTGGAGATAATGCATGTACTCCTCAATCATTCATGAGAGCTGAAATTTTGAGAAGGAGAGcccaaatatttttacttttcataaattaagaaatttttttaatcttatgtaAATGCAGCCCAAGTCTCCATAAGGCTCAGAGTGTGTCTGAGGGAGCTTGCCTGCCAGTGGCCTTGTGCCGTGTTTAAGTTGATGAAGGTGTTGGATGTGACACTGGTTGTGCCTCTATGGCTGCTGCATGGCTCACAACACATTGGGTCTCTGTTGTCAACCACGACATGCAAGTTGCCTAGGGACTTGACCAGTCTGGTGTGGCGCAGAGAACTGGCAGAGAGAGGGGAAACTGTAAATTCAGTCCACAGGATCCATGAGTGGCTATAGCCTCTTGACTGTTTTTCAACTGTGTCGATGCTGCacaaaaagtgcaacaaaacaCAACTAACACTTTGCTTTAAATTCAATTAGCAACAATTCAAAAACAAATATGCATTTGATGACAGCACCTGTATCTGCTCTTCCTGATTGTGTGTCAATTTTATCTACTGACCTTCCTCCTACTCCGTTAGCTGGCAGTGAGGTTCTGGTCCTCTTCCTGCTGTCTGAGTGGTCAGACAGAGCCAGTGGGCCCACAGTGGTCTTACAACCCCGAACACCAGCCTGCATAATGACCCTGCTGCACAAGAGATTAACATCATCTAATAATCTGCAAGTTGTATGTCTATGTGAATGCATTTCTATTGTGTACATGCTGTACATTTTACCTCAGGGACTGTGACGACGACctggtgtttattttattctcttctTGTCTGTGAAGACAAAGTAATGTGATGTAAACATGTGAAAGTTTATATTTGGAAACACAACCATGTGGAAGAAAAGACTGCATGGAGatggaaaagttaaaaataaaatcagtaaagCCTTTAGTCGCCAGGTTAGAGTAGCAAGCCAAGTTAAGCACCAGAAAAAGGCATTAAACAACTTAAAGAGGGGCTTTTTATCAATCAGTTTTCATAAACAGGAACTAACAGCTTAAGTTTTTACAATTGGTACTTCACATTAACCAGCAAAGCATGATGTGCAAACATGACGGGATGATGGGAATGTCCATGGCACAAACTCATCATGTACATAAATGATGACAAGCTGGAGGCAGCAGCCTCTgatgtttcagatttttacaaACTGACTCATTTCATCAGCTTTACTGTAGCTACAGAAGGAATAAATAAGATGATTTTGAACAGATTCCTGATTTGGGtagggaatttaaaaaaaaagagagaggccAGGGGGCTCACTTACAGCATTCTCAGTTAGAGCTCCAGAAGGAGGGGTTTTGGGGGGGCTGACGGGCAGCAGAACTCATTGAAATCCTAACCCGTCTATACAGAAATGCAGGATGGAAGAAGGGAAGCCATACACAATCCACCACAGGGCAAGGCTACACAGGGAGGAGAGCAGCATGGCTACCAGCCATCTGAAAGGAGGACAAATCCAACAACAAGAGCAAAcggaaaaaagggggaaaaaaaaagagagacaagaGACCTCTGGGCAGGACACAAAGCCTCTGATGTTGTGCTTTTCCACTGGGACTGGATTATATGCAACACCTCTCATAGAATCCTTCACTGGACAGTGGCAGAAAGcagatttttgttcttttccacTTCCTCTGATGTCTCAacagtttattttactttttagtaTTAAATGAACAGTAGATCACGTTGACTGTTTATAATCTGTAACCCCTGGCAACAACAATGTAATCACCACAATGAGAGGATGTTTATtcggcttttttcttttttatttaaccatatTAAACTATTTCATTTATTAGTGGACAAACTATACTCAAATCATATTGTTTCAGATCAAgtagaggaaaacaaaatggaatcATCTTGTCATAtacatttctaaaacaaaaacctttgtgggtctgtggtataacaaaacagactttaatAAGTGGTTGCACCTGGCTGATGGACCAAAAGTATGGTTCTAATAACAGAGTGGAAACAACAGAAAGAATAATAGACTCCTTCAAGCAAGTAATTCAACTTGGAAAGTGATAGTACATGTTGATTGTTCTCAATCAGCCGAGTCCAAAATTTGGAAcaagtataaataaaatgataatgttATAAAAGGAAAAGGCTGGTCGAGGAAGACTTCAACGCATCAGAAAAGTGATCAAAATTCAAGATTCTTATTCCAACAGAGGAAAGGAAGCTTGGTGAGGCTGAAGTCATTTGTCAAGATGATAACACATTTTGCTCACAGAGCAAAGACATAATACTTTTCTTAAGGACAGACGTGTCAACTCAATGACATGAGCAGCAGACAGTCTGAATGGCAATctgatttaaaatggaaattgaGGGAAGAGAAATCCACATCTCAAATAATTCATGCTGTCCTGACACCCTGGTGTAAATAAGTACCACCTATCTCACAGTTTTatattaaagctttttttatttaaaatctttttagaaatgtttgttcAGTTATTGAATGAAATTGTTTTTTACAATAGCTGCAGTCTGAGTGAACATCCTTCAAATGTGGTGATGCCATAATTTTTGCAAGGGCTGCATAGTGTAAGTAAAATTTTTAtgattataaataatttttttaaaataaaaaaaatagcaaataaaaaaacaacagccaTTGATATGCCAGTGTATTTAACGCTTATAATTCATtatgaaaaatctaaaaaaatggtaaaatccTTTAAGAATTACAGTATCCATCATCTACTTTTGTTCCATAAAAACAGACCATTTTAAAAGACGCTGGCAGAGATGGAAACCTGACGAAGCTCAGGTGGTATGAATACAGTGATCCAGTCATAAAAGCAATGGAAAAACAACAGGCACCTGACAATGATGCCTGCCCAACATTAATAACATgttagacacaaacacagattgAACAGAGGCATGTGCATGCGTGCATGTCCAAGGGATTTGTGCCTGTTGCCATGCATGAAAAGGCAGAAATGAAGAAGTTTGGATACTACTTTTATAATTATTCCTGGAATCATGCACGTCAGTgttacataacaaaacaaacagttgAGCCAGATGGTGAAGTTGAGCTGGAAATTAGATGTTTGCATAGCAGTGCACGCTTATAAAGCACATGGCGTAATGTGCAAGCAAATCTCTTCTCTGGTTCAAGTTTATTCCTCAGAATCAATAAGTACCAGTTTTCACCTCGAAGATCAGGAGGAAGAAACAAAGTCTTGTAAAGCCACAAATTAAACTTATAAAACAACCTCAGTCACTGATTATTCTACTattagtaaatattttaaacaatttgggggaaaaaaactaaactacatGGAAAAAGTAATCAGCTTAAATGTTAAAGCAGGCAAGTTGGATACTTTGCTAAACAAAGAAGTACCTACTGCAGATGAGAATCAAGTGTCCCTTAACATGTTCTCTTTAGCAGTGCCAAGTCAGTAAAGCAAGCAGAGACACAACATTCAATTCAACTAATCCAGATCGCATTTAAAACAGTGATTAGTTGAACAATTGGTGCTGCTCTTGAACTGCACACTTGTTGCAGTGAAGATATCTCAGATATGCCTTGGTTTAAAATCAGATCAGCTCAGTGAGCCCATGAGGCAGACAATGAAAGGCGTGTAGATGTAATGCATCCACTAAGTGCATATCCACTTCACACCAGAGTCatccagagagagagagaaaaaagaaagaaagaaagaaagaaagaaccaGGATAACTTCAACATCAGCCATTCCACTAGCCATACCTTTTGCTGGCATAGCAACCATTTCTATAGGAAGTGGATGTCAGCTCGAAAGGACATGGTGTGCACTTACCTCCATCATACAAAACCTCActtcctctctctgtttttcctctcccccactctctctctgcctctttcTGCTATCTTTTGAACGGCAGGCAACACATCGGCCACGCCGTGCCCATGAGGCTGCAGCAGAACACTATCACCTGCCTGACATGGGACAACAAAAGCCAAAGCCATATGGGTACATGGGCAGAGGCCAGTCAACCATTCTCAGCCATGCTGACACCCAGATGTCCGCGGCTTGATTTATGTGGGCACAAAAGAtgtggatgtttttttcttttttttttaaaactgctaGGAGGCACATTAACTGTCATTAACTGAGAGTTAGCATTATCAAAATTTGTTGCTGCTAAAACCGTCAATTTGTTGTATCAATATGTGCACATTCATTTTTAGTTAGATTAACTGGTCTTTGGTTTTAGAGCTTCCATTCCTACTCCACAGAGAATCAAATGCTGTCCATTTAATGCTTACCCATTCAATTATATGCTTCAATGTTAGGTGGTAGAGCATCATTTAAAGACTGCAAGTCCATTAGCTTTATGAAACATAGGCcaccatatttttaaaaatatctaaagcCTTGAGTTCAGCATTTTGGCCTTTGCCATCTTGAATTTTGTATCAGACATTTGGAGAAAAGGAAGGATGTGAGTGGGAACTGCTGAAATGACAAAAGCCTGCAGGGTAGTGACCACAAATTAGCTTCATTTAAGAGTGAAGGCTTTTCCATTTTAAGAGCAATatgctgttttaaaaagatCATTCCCCAACCATTGGGGTACCTCCTGCTAGCCAATAAAGAGCATAAGCTTAATGGAAAacccttttgtttttaacttaatCTAAAACAAGTTAAAGTATTCATGGCCAATATGAGATagactgaaagaaagaaaaatagaggCCCAGTTTGAGATTTGTTCATATAAGTACCtctatattgatttttttttttttaagtctatgAGTCTTTGTCTACCATAGACAAACAGTCTGAGATATGGACACTGTAGTTGGTTAAACGCCTTAATATTTAATGGATCTTAGCATTTGTACACTAATGTGTTGTCTACAATgctgccttttttaaaaatgaatatttcaaGCACTATAAATGCCCTGTAACAGTGATTTGcccaatttatttaaattttttctttcaaatatttagtttatctATTGCAAAGTCTCCTATTGACCTATTGAGTGGCCCAGTTACAGGACACTGTGAGCTGATAACAGACTAGCAAGGTCTATTTGATTTGACCCATTTATCTTTTCCCCTCAGCTTTTAAAGGTTCACTCtgaaaaatctgattaaaaaagataacttACAGATGACTTTTACGGTAAAATAATCTCAAAGACTCTTTAATGTCCAAATCCTTTGTGCCTTTCTAAATCCAGCTCTTAACAAAATGTTTACTGGAAGAATGTGTGTCAACTCTGTCACTTACTCTGTGTCATAATATCTGAGCTACTTCTTCCTTGATTTATTGTTCATCTTCATCACGCTCTGATTAAATATGAAAGTGGGTTAACTTTATTACACTTGGCCTGCAAGTGACTTTGAAAAGAGATccaaaggaaggaaaaaaaaatattattaaaatgaattatgatGAAATTTCCACACTTAGTCAAGAACTGTAGCCACAATAGTTTAGCCATTTCCTAAAACCGGACTATCCCAAAAAACCAGGAATGAATGATAAATTGAATTTTTTACATGGTCACTTCATGGTCTTATGATTTGAAAAACACTACAGCGTATGTATGTGTAATGATCCAAGAGACTGACGAGGAGGGGAACTGTTCAATCTACGGTACAACAACACACGTGGGCGTGATGCATGGTAAGGCCTGCAGGTTGCCTGGGCACTTACGACAGTGAACCTGAAGATGATCTGGCCTGTCTCTTGCTCTTAAGGGCCCGTAGTTTATCACCCTGTGTGAGGCCGTTTCTCTCTTCTTCATCATTGTACTGTAAAACAGAGAAGTCCTGCATAAACAAGGATAGCCTAGCAGTTGTAGTAGTAGTGGTTCTTTAATTATATCTGAAGAGATTTTGTACAATAAAATGGTACAGCTAATTATCCTCCTGAAAGTCTACTCAAACTCACCAGTTCTATTTCCTCTTTCTTGGAtggtctgtttttgttgttcccATTAATGGTAATGTCATccacaccagacaggatccTGGTGACAGCCATCTTGCCATTCTCTTGCTCATCATGCATCTTCTCCCGGAAAACATCTCCCTCTGCCCACAGACTGTTCTGCTTCCTGATGAAGACAATTCAAACAAGCCACaaaataaacttgtttattGGTAAATCACAATCACTTTTAATCAGATTTCCTACCACCCTCCTTTTGCTGAGATGCTTTCTAAAAATCCatgaaatccttttttttaaactgactttAACAATCTTGATaccaaaaatgttatttttacaaacataaaatctGAGATCATCAAATGAAAATCCTTTTTCAGTGAAAACCTACTCTTCAACAAAGTTCTGCTGAGGCCCAATGATGGAGCCTGGCCGGCAGATCCGTATCCAAGCAATGGCCTCTGCTGCAGTCAGGCTGTAATGTTTCATCATATAGCATGCGATCAGGGTGCCAGTTCTCCCCAGGCcagctaaaagaaagaaaaataaaaagtagctTTTGGTTTTCAGTTACAATAAACAGGAAACTAAGCAGAGTCTATATAACTAAAATGTCTCTTACCCTTGCAGTGGACAGCAATGGCTCCCTCTGAATTCTCGCAGATGTTGAGGAACTTCCTAACAATCGAGTCGTTTGGTGTGCTCCCGTCCACAAAAAACAGATCGTGATGTTCAAAGCCGGAGTCTGTAAAACGTTTGGCATCATACATCTTTTTGTTGAGTCTGACGATGGTGGTGATGTTGTGTTTCCTGAAGTATGGGATGTAGGCCTCAGGAGCATGAAGAGGATACCCTGAAGTAGGAGAAAAGCATTGTGGTGAGTTCAGGAGTTATTCAAATGAGATCAGATATATTTCTGTGATGCACTTCAATTACCATTCTCTATTTTGCTTTTTGGGTGAGGCCCGCTGAATGCAAGGAACTTTCCTGGAATGATCCAGTTAAAGTCGccattctctgctctctcatAGTGCTCATACTCTTCAACATCAAAGTTAGAGAAGTCGAGCCAGCCGTACTGCAGAGCCTATTAGACGGTTGAGAGGAACAATATTTTATTAGGACCATGAgaagagaagacagaaaaataaataagttctTAAACTACATACTTTGTGAACACCCCGAAGGCAATCTAAGATGTTCAGATTGTACATGCAGGTTCCAAATGAAGCATCtctgcaaaacagaaaaacacagtgaTGGTCTGCACAACATTCTTGGGATGTTTTATATCATTAAAGGATTATTTAGCTTCAATGCCATCTGTGATTTCAACTGatttcatcagtttttttttttcatcttgttcTATACTTTCTCATGACACATTTTGTCTTAGAAAGTTGGAAGTGCTTTAAGAAGGTACTTTAGTCAatcttttttctcaatttttgTGCTCTATTGGCATCACAttacttaaaatgtttaataatttcaCCATATATAGTaaccaaaaccagaaaaaaaattacaacccAAAATAGGAAAAGCTTGAAACAATATGGCAAATGCAAATAAAGCAGAATTTAGAAAAAGGCTGAGTATTTGAGTGAAAAAGATAGAGCAGAGGACCTAAATTTTATCAACTAGTCATaggaaaaaataatgtaattatttaaaaaaaaaaacaatatttgaaaaactatttttactaTTTATCCTTCCACAGTCAAAAAGAATCTAGAGGAATTTCATTCCCTTGTTGTTGCCCAATGTTGTataaatagtgaaaaaaaaaaagccttgtaTTAACTTCGTCAGCTGGAGTGTCACATTCTCTGGCCTCCAATTCAGCAGGGACAGACCATCACATTCCTTCAGGAATACAGCAAATCCAGGGATGTCCATGCATTTTGAATAAGACAATGCAAAGGAATAGCTGCAGAAAAAGAGGTTGCTGGCACTAGTAGACCGGCAGGCCTGCAGTCCTGATCTGACCTAATCCCAGCAAAGACTACagatttgcacttttttttttcttcccaacTTTGTAGTGTCCCAACGTTTTCTAATTTGGGTTGTAATTAATTCAATTCATGTAAAAATAGCTTCTAATTATATTAACTCAGCTGTTTTCAGCAATATACCATCCAAAGTGATAATTCTAAGTGTGTTGATGCCataatgatgcatttttatagAACAAACTGCAAACTTAAAGCTGTTCTCAAATAGATTACATACTGTGTTGGTAGATTGTTACCTGAATGGAATATATGTCGAATTCCTTGACAGCAGCAGACTGTAGGCCTCCTCAGGCATCATATTCAGATGCAtgacctgtaaaaacaaaagttttatcTTCAAGTACAGTTGTGGTAATTTGTAATCATCACAATGTTAGATATAACATGACCCAACAAgaaatatgtatatgtatatacaggTTTTATCACTACTTACTGCATATGAGCCTATCAGGTAGGCAGCATTGGCTTGTTTCTTCTGATCTCCACAGGTATAAAAAATAATCCTCTTTCTTGACAGTATAATGGACTGTACAGAAACATTAATGACAGCATGAGATGAAATGTGATGCCTTGTTTATCTGCCTTAGATATACAGAGCTTGAGAGACAGAAGTGACAAGTAAGTAcagttaatcatttatttttccgCCCCATGACATAACTAGAAACAAGGTTATCTGTACTTGCAAAGTTGTAGTACTACAATTTCAAACAGTAATTAACTAACTATTGTAAGAACTGTTGATGACCACTGGGTTGCTGTATGTAAGAAAAATCATACTATTATCGTTATGTTTATTATATTAGGTTGTGATTTTATGTGTAATTCAttgttatactttggactaaATCATGTTTTAAGAACATACCAATCATTATATTTTAAGTATCAAGATTTAGAAATATATACTCAAGCAACATTTTGATTGTGTGTGCTGGTTTATGCTTGGGAACAGAAAGTCAAGACCATGGACAAGGTGGAAGGATCTGACTGTACCAGAAAGAGACCAGAAACTAACCTACCCATGCCTGCTATTTTTCATGTCTTATCTTTAGTGAAAAATGCTGTAACCTGAGACTTGTGTAATTCTGAAGTGTTTGATGTTCGAGGCAAGAACTTCGTGAACCTCCCTTTATAATGTCTTGTGATGTGTGAAACAGTTCAATGTGTGTATTATACTTGTATGGTGTGCCTActccttgcaagtaaaactgTTTATATTGAGTAACGCTCTGTGGTCCTTCCTTGTGTTGAAGGTTTAGCTTTGCAGTGCTTGGCGTTGGGAAGAATTTTCCTAACACCGTATGTATGAggtgtgctatataaataattttgctTTGTCTTTATCACAAAAGAGCTAAGAATAAGACCAGACAATCACCATTTAAAACAGTAGTAGACATAATTGAAGTTGCAAAGAGGCTGAATCATCAGTCTAAACGTCTGCTGCACCTCTCCAAGATCAAAGTCATGtcacaaatgcaaacaaacagcCTTGACAAAGAGGGACAGTGCTGCCCCAAGTTCACAAGCAAGAAATATTAGGGACTTATATTTAACAGTGAAACATTAACTGATGGGtataaaaccataaaacctATTTTACTTACTCTACCTAGAGCAAGTATAAATAGATATTGATTGACCTATGTTTTTCTTCCCATTCTTCTTCCAGAAAGCGCAATTAAGAGCAG containing:
- the cdc14b gene encoding dual specificity protein phosphatase CDC14B isoform X5, whose translation is MLKDVTATTGVEAGNCASADAHRKASTCHINSKKTRTRRRTAKRRRSVAAAQQCHSCSPEEKMKRKSERRRAESRKKRCSAHSSSEAEPNCDIYIEITDQLYFAMLQQKIKSTADRHCFCIDEELAYENFYADFGPLNLAMFYRFCCKLTKKLKSIILSRKRIIFYTCGDQKKQANAAYLIGSYAVMHLNMMPEEAYSLLLSRNSTYIPFRDASFGTCMYNLNILDCLRGVHKALQYGWLDFSNFDVEEYEHYERAENGDFNWIIPGKFLAFSGPHPKSKIENGYPLHAPEAYIPYFRKHNITTIVRLNKKMYDAKRFTDSGFEHHDLFFVDGSTPNDSIVRKFLNICENSEGAIAVHCKAGLGRTGTLIACYMMKHYSLTAAEAIAWIRICRPGSIIGPQQNFVEEKQNSLWAEGDVFREKMHDEQENGKMAVTRILSGVDDITINGNNKNRPSKKEEIELYNDEEERNGLTQGDKLRALKSKRQARSSSGSLSQEENKINTRSSSQSLRVIMQAGVRGCKTTVGPLALSDHSDSRKRTRTSLPANGVGGRRIVSRGRKAHSALQSIRFSRLCHSIPKARAPLLR
- the cdc14b gene encoding dual specificity protein phosphatase CDC14B isoform X6; translation: MLKDVTATTGVEAGNCASADAHRKASTCHINSKKTRTRRRTAKRRRSVAAAQQCHSCSPEEKMKRKSERRRAESRKKRCSAHSSSEAEPNCDIYIEITDQLYFAMLQQKIKSTADRHCFCIDEELAYENFYADFGPLNLAMFYRFCCKLTKKLKSIILSRKRIIFYTCGDQKKQANAAYLIGSYAVMHLNMMPEEAYSLLLSRNSTYIPFRDASFGTCMYNLNILDCLRGVHKALQYGWLDFSNFDVEEYEHYERAENGDFNWIIPGKFLAFSGPHPKSKIENGYPLHAPEAYIPYFRKHNITTIVRLNKKMYDAKRFTDSGFEHHDLFFVDGSTPNDSIVRKFLNICENSEGAIAVHCKAGLGRTGTLIACYMMKHYSLTAAEAIAWIRICRPGSIIGPQQNFVEEKQNSLWAEGDVFREKMHDEQENGKMAVTRILSGVDDITINGNNKNRPSKKEEIELYNDEEERNGLTQGDKLRALKSKRQARSSSGSLSQEENKINTRSSSQSLSRVIMQAGVRGCKTTVGPLALSDHSDSRKRTRTSLPANGVGGSHSIPKARAPLLR
- the cdc14b gene encoding dual specificity protein phosphatase CDC14B isoform X4, with translation MLKDVTATTGVEAGNCASADAHRKASTCHINSKKTRTRRRTAKRRRSVAAAQQCHSCSPEEKMKRKSERRRAESRKKRCSAHSSSEAEPNCDIYIEITDQLYFAMLQQKIKSTADRHCFCIDEELAYENFYADFGPLNLAMFYRFCCKLTKKLKSIILSRKRIIFYTCGDQKKQANAAYLIGSYAVMHLNMMPEEAYSLLLSRNSTYIPFRDASFGTCMYNLNILDCLRGVHKALQYGWLDFSNFDVEEYEHYERAENGDFNWIIPGKFLAFSGPHPKSKIENGYPLHAPEAYIPYFRKHNITTIVRLNKKMYDAKRFTDSGFEHHDLFFVDGSTPNDSIVRKFLNICENSEGAIAVHCKAGLGRTGTLIACYMMKHYSLTAAEAIAWIRICRPGSIIGPQQNFVEEKQNSLWAEGDVFREKMHDEQENGKMAVTRILSGVDDITINGNNKNRPSKKEEIELYNDEEERNGLTQGDKLRALKSKRQARSSSGSLSQEENKINTRSSSQSLSRVIMQAGVRGCKTTVGPLALSDHSDSRKRTRTSLPANGVGGRRIVSRGRKAHSALQSIRFSRLCHSIPKARAPLLR
- the cdc14b gene encoding dual specificity protein phosphatase CDC14B isoform X3 encodes the protein MLKDVTATTGVEAGNCASADAHRKASTCHINSKKTRTRRRTAKRRRSVAAAQQCHSCSPEEKMKRKSERRRAESRKKRCSAHSSSEAEPNCDIYIEITDQLYFAMLQQKIKSTADRHCFCIDEELAYENFYADFGPLNLAMFYRFCCKLTKKLKSIILSRKRIIFYTCGDQKKQANAAYLIGSYAVMHLNMMPEEAYSLLLSRNSTYIPFRDASFGTCMYNLNILDCLRGVHKALQYGWLDFSNFDVEEYEHYERAENGDFNWIIPGKFLAFSGPHPKSKIENGYPLHAPEAYIPYFRKHNITTIVRLNKKMYDAKRFTDSGFEHHDLFFVDGSTPNDSIVRKFLNICENSEGAIAVHCKAGLGRTGTLIACYMMKHYSLTAAEAIAWIRICRPGSIIGPQQNFVEEKQNSLWAEGDVFREKMHDEQENGKMAVTRILSGVDDITINGNNKNRPSKKEEIELYNDEEERNGLTQGDKLRALKSKRQARSSSGSLSQEENKINTRSSSQSLSRVIMQAGVRGCKTTVGPLALSDHSDSRKRTRTSLPANGVGGSSLRHTRLVKSLGNLHVVVDNRDPMCCEPCSSHRGTTSVTSNTFINLNTAQGHWQSLHTQS